The following is a genomic window from Thermodesulfobacteriota bacterium.
CATCGGCGTCTTCGGGCGCCAGGGGCAGCCGCCCGCGGCGGGCCGCCCGCCGCACCGAGGCGTGGGCCGCCCAGAACCCCGCAAGGTACGCGAGCCCGTACCAGCGCACCGCCAGGGGACCCAGGCGAAACGCCACGGGGTCGAGGTCCGGGTAGGGAATCATCGGCACTTTCTCCGCCACGGCCGAGTTTCCGGGCCTCCGAGGCGGGACTCCGGGCAGTGGTCGCACCAGGGCACGGCGAAGAGCAAGACCTCGGCAGTCATCACGGTGCCCTCCCTTGGATCAAGAAGAGACCGCCTCCCGCAACCACGCCCCCGCGCAGCGGCGCGCCCTCTCGAAACCCTGCGCTGCCTTTTCGTGGCGCCGCTGCGGCGTGGCGTGAGTCCCGCCTTTGCCCTTCACACCTTCCTCGCCAGCGCCCCCCGGGCGATGCGGGTCACGTACACGGTCACGGCCACGGTGGCCGCCAGGCCGACCCCGTAGAGGGACCACTCCCCGGCGGAGCGGGTGTGCTCTCCGGCCCCCAGGCGGGCCAGGTCGCCGGCCAGGGAGCCCAGGTACACGTACATCACCGTGCCCGGGAGCATGCCGATCCAGGAGGCGAAGAAGTAGTCCCGCAGCGACACCCGGGTGAGGCCGTAGGCGTAGTTCAAGAGGTTGAACGGGAAGACCGGCGAGAGGCGGGTGAGCCCCACGATCTTCCACCCCTCCCGGGCCACCGCCTCGTCCACGGCCTTGAATTTCGCGTTGCCCTCGATCCTGCGCGCCACCCAGTCCCGAGCGAGGTATCGCCCCACCAGGAAGGCGGCGGTCGCCCCCAGGGTGGAGGCCACCG
Proteins encoded in this region:
- a CDS encoding TVP38/TMEM64 family protein, with protein sequence MSPEGTRRAAAPKRKTVLAVLGAAAALGAAVYFDVQEFLRGALGWIDGLGPAGAAVFVAVYVAACVLFVPGSILTLGAGVVFGVVKGSVLVSVASTLGATAAFLVGRYLARDWVARRIEGNAKFKAVDEAVAREGWKIVGLTRLSPVFPFNLLNYAYGLTRVSLRDYFFASWIGMLPGTVMYVYLGSLAGDLARLGAGEHTRSAGEWSLYGVGLAATVAVTVYVTRIARGALARKV